The stretch of DNA CTGCTATTGAAAATCTTGAAATCGCTACACTTTTAAGTGGTGAAGAAATTGATAAAAACCTTTTAAAAGAGCTGAATATTGATTATGTAATAAATCAAGGTGTTGGTGAATTAAGTGGTGGTCAACAACAAAGATTATCAATTGCTAGGGTTATGACAAAAAAACCTAGAATAATTTTTGCAGATGAACCAACTGGAAATTTAGATAAAGATACTGCAAATATTGTTATGAACACACTTTTTAATTATATAAAAAATAATAATGCAGGTTTAATTCTTGTGACACATGAACATGAATTAGCAATGCGATGTGATAAGGTTTATAAGTTAGAAGATCTAACTTTACAGGAGATAAAGTGACTATACTACTAATATGTGAAACTGCAATAATTGAACATATTTTTACTTTAGTTTGTAAACGATTGCATGTTAATTTAACTATTCAAAAAACTAATAGTGTAAATGATAAATTTGATTTGATTATTATTGATCAAAGTTTTATAGATGATAAATTTAATACAATTAAACAGTTTTCTAAAAAACTAGGTGCAATTTGTTCAGAAGAATTACCTTTTGATAAATCTAGAGATTTTATTATTCAAAGACCTTTTTTACCTACAAAATTAGAAGAAATTTTGATTGAGCAAATAGAGATTATAAAAGAAGATAGAGCAAAAGAAAAAGAATCAGATTTAAATAGATATGAAGAAGATGAAGATGTATTTGTTCCTATTACAAAAAAATACATTGAATCATTAGATAGTAATCATACAAATTATTCACAAGATGATTTTTATGAAGAAGAGGATGATGAAAGTATAATAAATCCTTCTTTATTGAATATTGGTGGAATTTTAGATCATAGTGAGTTAAGTAAAATTAACAATATTCTAAGAGAAGATGTCATTCAAAATGAAATTAATTTAGAAAAAACTGATTGGAAAGATATTGCTGCTATTATTGATGATGCATTAGAAGAAGTAAAAGAGTATGAATTTGATTTAACTCAACCACCAATAAAACATTATAATTTAGTATTAAGTAATTTTCATATAAATGAATTAAGACCATTATTAGAGAAGTTTGATCAAACTGTGATTGATAGACTTTCTAGTGGTGAAAGTGTTGATATTAGATTAAGTTTGAAAGGATAAGTTTTGATTAAAGAAAAAAAAGGCGCAATATTAATCATTTCTGGTCCTAGTGGTTGTGGTAAATCAACTTTACTAAAAGAAGTTTATAAAGATATAGACGATTACTATTTTTCTATTTCAACAACAACAAGAGCTCCTCGAATTGGTGAAGTTAATGGTATTGATTATTTCTTCGTTACTAAAGAAGAGTTTGAAAAAGATATAAATAATGGTGATTTTTTAGAATATGCAAAAGTTCATGATAATTATTATGGAACTTCTTTAAAACCTATCAAAAAAGCTTTAGATGAGAGTAAACTAGTAATCTTTGATATTGATGTTCAAGGGCATGAGATAGTGAGATCTAAACTTGATGCTATAACAACTTCTGTTTTTATTACAACGCCATCTTTAGAAGTTTTAGAAACTAGATTAAATAGTAGAAATACGGATAGCACTGAAATTATTGAAAAAAGAATAAAAAATGCTAAAGGTGAAGTTGAATATTTTCAAGATTATGATTATTTAATAATCAATGATAATTTACAAATAGCAGCAAAACAACTTGTTTGTATTGCTAATATTACAAGAATAAAAAGTAAGCTTTTTGAAAAAAATAGTGTTGTTTCAAGTTGGTTAAAATAACCTACTTGATTGAATCGTAACTAAGAGGTTTATCAAAATAATAACCTTGACAATAATCTATATTTAATTCTTTTATTTTATTATAAATATCTTCATTTGAAACATACTCTGCAACAGTTTTTACCTTAAACTCTTTTGAGAAATTTGCGATTGTATTTACAATAATTTCTAAATCTTTTGATGTATTTATTCTTTCAATTAAAGAACCATCGATTTTAACAAAATCAATATCAAGTAAAGTTAGTAGATTGAAGTTTGAATATCCAGCACCAAAATCATCAACTCCAACTATGCAGTTGAATTTTTTTATTTCAGAGATAAATTTAGAAACTTCATTAAAATCAGAAATTTCTTCTGATTCTAGTATTTCAAATTCTAAGAATTCTGTAAATTCTTTATTTTGTTCTAATATCTCATAAATAAAGGCAGTAGTTTCTTCATTTGCAATATCATCAAAGGAGATATTTACAGAAACTCTTTTATTTTTATTTTTTATTAATTTAAAAGCATCTTGAATAACAATTTTTATGATATTTGGATAAAGTTTTGTTTTTTTAGCAACATTAATAAAGTGATAAGGTGCAATTTCAACACCTTCTTTTGTGATATATCTTATTAATGCTTCATATTTATAAACTTCTTTTGTTTGTGTATCAACAATAGGTTGAAAATATGCTTGAAAAAGATTTTCTCTGAATCCAACTTTTAATTGTTTTACCCATTTTATATTTTCTTCAAAAGATTGTTGAATTCTAAAAGATTCATTATAAATCATGATTCTTTGAAGTTTTGTTCGAGCATAATTTATTACTCTTTGTGAATATTTAAAAGCTCGTGCACCATCTCCTTGAGCAATACCAATTGTAATATTAATATCAATTTCTGCTTCATCAATAAGTAAAGATTCTTTTTCTATTTTATCAGCAAATGATTTACAAAGATTATAAAATTCATCTACATCTTGATGGTTTTTCTTTGCAACAATAGTAAATTTATCAGCTTCAATTCTATAAACAATATATTCATCTTCATTAAAATAGTTTTTTAGTTTATTGGCTAATTCATACAATATTGTATCACCAATTTTTTCACCAAAAAGGTCATTTATTGTAGAAAATTCATCTACATCTAAAAGCGCCATTAAATCTATATTATTTTCATCTAAATCTTTTTTTAGTTTGTTTCTATTTGGTAGATTTGTTAGTTTATCTATATATAAATCTTTTAGTTCATGATAAATCAATGATTGTGACATTACTTGTAAAAGTTTTGCAATATCAATAGGTTTTAATACATATTTATCAACACCAATATCAATAGCTTCAAGTAAATATTCCTTATTTGAGAAAGCAGTTGCCACAATAATTGGAATATTAAGATTGATTTTTTTTATTTCTTTTACCATGTCTAAACCATTTAAAATTGGCATATTAACATCAGTAATGATTAAATCTATTTCATTTTCATATTTTTTGAAGAGTTCTAGTCCCTCTTGTCCATTTTGGGCAACATATTGTTTTTTTGTGAAGCCTTTTAAAATTTGATGGGTAACTTCTCTTAAGTCTTTTTCATCTTCTGCATACAAAATAGTTATATTTTTTAGTATTGAAATATTATTTATCATTATTAAGACTCTCTCCAAAATTATTAAGATATAATATCATAAATTTACATAATATCTATACAATCAAGGTTTAATAGTAATAGTAGGAGGCTTTTTGTCTAAAGTAAAATGTAATCATTGTCATTTGGAATTTAGTAAAATGATAATGATAAAAGAGGGTGATTTGAATTTTTGTTGTAAAGGATGTCAAGGAGTTTATCATCTTCTAAAAGATGATGGATTAGACTCTTTTTATGAAAAGCTTGGAAATAGAACGATAGCTCCACCTTTAGAAATAGACAATG from Arcobacter suis CECT 7833 encodes:
- a CDS encoding EAL domain-containing response regulator encodes the protein MINNISILKNITILYAEDEKDLREVTHQILKGFTKKQYVAQNGQEGLELFKKYENEIDLIITDVNMPILNGLDMVKEIKKINLNIPIIVATAFSNKEYLLEAIDIGVDKYVLKPIDIAKLLQVMSQSLIYHELKDLYIDKLTNLPNRNKLKKDLDENNIDLMALLDVDEFSTINDLFGEKIGDTILYELANKLKNYFNEDEYIVYRIEADKFTIVAKKNHQDVDEFYNLCKSFADKIEKESLLIDEAEIDINITIGIAQGDGARAFKYSQRVINYARTKLQRIMIYNESFRIQQSFEENIKWVKQLKVGFRENLFQAYFQPIVDTQTKEVYKYEALIRYITKEGVEIAPYHFINVAKKTKLYPNIIKIVIQDAFKLIKNKNKRVSVNISFDDIANEETTAFIYEILEQNKEFTEFLEFEILESEEISDFNEVSKFISEIKKFNCIVGVDDFGAGYSNFNLLTLLDIDFVKIDGSLIERINTSKDLEIIVNTIANFSKEFKVKTVAEYVSNEDIYNKIKELNIDYCQGYYFDKPLSYDSIK
- the gmk gene encoding guanylate kinase; this translates as MKEKKGAILIISGPSGCGKSTLLKEVYKDIDDYYFSISTTTRAPRIGEVNGIDYFFVTKEEFEKDINNGDFLEYAKVHDNYYGTSLKPIKKALDESKLVIFDIDVQGHEIVRSKLDAITTSVFITTPSLEVLETRLNSRNTDSTEIIEKRIKNAKGEVEYFQDYDYLIINDNLQIAAKQLVCIANITRIKSKLFEKNSVVSSWLK
- a CDS encoding ABC transporter ATP-binding protein — translated: MGEANNMDALIADDFLLQANNLSHKFDYELFNDINLSLHKKESIAIIGTSGSGKSTLLNILSSLLKPSHGSVVFKSKDIYSLKQSQLLKIRRDDFGIIFQAHYLFRGFSAIENLEIATLLSGEEIDKNLLKELNIDYVINQGVGELSGGQQQRLSIARVMTKKPRIIFADEPTGNLDKDTANIVMNTLFNYIKNNNAGLILVTHEHELAMRCDKVYKLEDLTLQEIK